The following are from one region of the Trichoplusia ni isolate ovarian cell line Hi5 chromosome 1, tn1, whole genome shotgun sequence genome:
- the LOC113492931 gene encoding clavesin-2-like: MNEYAEYDWKLHQMQNERLCEATRKRLTDGDRQRALNGLRDAVDKSLNLALRDKSRCQDDNFLRRFLYARKHDVQQSFELLVSYHQYRREHPELWATADGGVLRALADGLPGVLAQRDRRGRCVLLMFASNWIPHACPLLSVFRALLLTVERTLEEPQNQANGYVIIVDWTEFTFKQSCSLQAKVLKMMIDCLQDCMPVRFKSIHFIGQPWYVETALAVIKPYLKAKTRERIVLHGNNLSTLHDALPLDILPAELGGEGPSYNSELWLQEFCRGENITPTPITTVTPIVPIENDPPSAKLDKAYKQKDNPNFSFHGNEKSAKSELLRDKD; encoded by the coding sequence ATGAACGAGTACGCCGAGTACGACTGGAAGCTGCATCAGATGCAGAATGAGCGGCTTTGTGAAGCAACTAGGAAACGCCTCACCGATGGCGATAGACAACGCGCTCTGAACGGACTACGGGATGCAGTGGACAAGAGTCTCAACCTCGCCCTACGCGACAAAAGTAGGTGTCAAGACGACAATTTTCTGCGGCGTTTTTTGTACGCGCGTAAACACGATGTGCAACAAAGTTTTGAGCTGTTGGTGAGCTACCATCAGTACCGGCGGGAGCACCCCGAGCTGTGGGCCACGGCGGACGGCGGCGTGCTGCGCGCGCTTGCCGACGGGCTGCCCGGCGTGCTGGCGCAGCGCGACCGCCGCGGCCGCTGCGTGCTGCTCATGTTCGCCTCCAACTGGATCCCGCACGCCTGCCCGCTGCTCTCAGTGTTCAGGGCTCTACTACTCACAGTCGAACGCACCTTAGAGGAACCTCAGAATCAAGCAAACGGATATGTCATTATCGTTGATTGGACTGAATTCACGTTTAAACAATCGTGTAGTTTACAAgctaaagtattaaaaatgatgATAGACTGTCTTCAAGATTGTATGCCGGTTCGATTTAAGAGCATACACTTTATCGGACAGCCTTGGTATGTGGAAACCGCTCTTGCAGTAATAAAACCGTACCTTAAGGCGAAGACACGAGAGCGCATAGTGTTGCACGGAAACAATTTATCAACGCTGCACGATGCTCTGCCTCTTGACATACTTCCGGCAGAGTTGGGAGGAGAGGGACCCTCGTACAACTCAGAGCTGTGGCTTCAAGAATTCTGTCGAGGCGAAAACATAACCCCTACACCGATTACGACAGTGACGCCGATAGTGCCAATAGAAAACGATCCTCCTTCAGCAAAACTGGACAAAGCATATAAACAAAAGGACAATCCAAATTTTTCATTTCACGGGAACGAAAAAAGTGCAAAATCAGAGTTACTGCGTGATAAAGATTGA